In the Oncorhynchus gorbuscha isolate QuinsamMale2020 ecotype Even-year unplaced genomic scaffold, OgorEven_v1.0 Un_scaffold_1302, whole genome shotgun sequence genome, one interval contains:
- the LOC124022120 gene encoding E3 ubiquitin-protein ligase TRIM21-like, giving the protein MHSQPSLKTKRKNTQVSEMSTSSNVLSEEQFLCSVCLDVFTEPVSIPCGHNFCKACISEYWNTTVLCQCPLCKDTFNRRPDLNTNTTLRDVADHFKRMKVTDREESSSKPGEVAQVQQMILERLLKVKEIKLSVELSQRDAEREIAGSVEVFTALVRSIERRQGEVIEEVEEKQKAAERQAEGLIEELEQEITELRRRGTELDHLHQNSPSPIKDWSEISVHRDLHVGTVRKVLSQLEEMLHNEMEKWCNDELRRLRQWSVDVTLDPDTAHPNLIVSENNKQVSHGDKGQILPDLPKRFDIYLSVLGKECFSSGRFYFEVQVRGKIEWQVGVARESIIRKGPTVKSPEGGLWALYMKGENKYEIKDTPPIPLFLSQKPQKVGVFVDYKEGQISFYDVENMSHIYSFTGCTFTEKLHPYLNPCDNEEGPNSAPLVISPVNHTD; this is encoded by the coding sequence GTTTCAGAAATGTCCACCTCCAGCAATGTTCTGTCTGAAGAGCAGTTCctgtgctctgtctgtctggatgtgtTCACTGAGCCAGTCTCTATTCCATGTGGACACAACTTCTGCAAGGCCTGTATCAGTGAATACTGGAACACCACTGTCCTGTGCCAGTGTCCACTGTGTAAGGACACATTCAATAGAAGACCTGACCTAAACACCAACACAACACTCAGAGATGTTGCAGATCATTTTAAGAGGATGAAggtcacagacagagaggagtccTCTTCCAAGCCTGGAGAAGTAGCACAAGTGCAGCAGATGATCCTGGAGCGACTGCTGAAGGTTAAGGAGATCAAACTCTCAGTAGAGCTCAgccagagagatgcagagagagagatagcaggaaGTGTGGAGGTCTTCACTGCTCTGGTGCGCTCCATTGAGAGAAGACAGGGTGAGGTTATTGAGgaggttgaggagaagcagaaagcagctgAGAGGCAGGCTGAAGGGCTCATTGAAGAACTGGAGCAGGAAATCACTGAGCTGCGGAGGAGAGGCACTGAGCTGGACCACCTCCACCAGAACTCCCCATCCCCAATCAAGGACTGGTCTGAGATCAGTGTTCACAGGGATCTGCATGTAGGAACTGTGAGGAAAGTTCTGTCTCAGCTGGAGGAGATGCTTCATAATGAGATGGAGAAGTGGTGTAATGATGAGCTGAGGAGGTTACGGCAGTGGTCAGTGGATGTGACTCTGGATCCTGATACAGCACATCCCAATCTCATTGTGTCTGAGAACAACAAACAAGTGAGTCATGGAGACAAAGGGCAGATTCTCCCTGACCTCCCAAAGCGGTTTGATATTTATCTATCGGTTCTGGGAAAGGAGTGCTTCTCCTCAGGGAGATTCTACTTTGAGGTTCAGGTGAGAGGGAAGATTGAGTGGCAGGTAGGCGTGGCCAGAGAGTCCATCATCAGGAAGGGCCCAACAGTTAAAAGCCCTGAGGGTGGACTCTGGGCTCTGTATATGAAGGGTGAGAATAAGTATGAGATCAAGGACACACCTCCTATCCCCCTCTTCCTGAGTCAGAAACCCCAGAAGGTGGGGGTGTTTGTGGATTACAAGGAGGGTCAGATCTCCTTTTATGATGTAGAAAACATGTCTCATATCTACTCTTTCACTGGTTGTACCTTCACTGAGAAACTACATCCATACTTGAACCCCTGTGATAATGAGGAGGGTCCAAACTCAGCCCCATTGGTCATCTCTCCTGTCAATCACACTGACTGA